The genomic DNA cttactgacctcgaaccgattttatgtggtacacagcgctcataaatctgtcaaaaaatgttttagtatgactttggtaagctacgaagccgcaacgcttgatggattgttggatcATTATGGCTACCATAgtagtgatgcgcgaatcatgaacgaatcgttcaatactcgagaatcactttactgactcatgaatcatgattcacaagcccaactgactcactgactcatccctgttgctgttagcaaactaatttcattagtagaaatatatctagcttataattaaaattgtagagaaaaacataacatccagtatcttaacaaaaacatttctgctctgaactggaagaaaaaaccctgagtagaagctcacatcaagacaatagctccttggttcacagtagcatcgctctgctaacatgctaacagcacatttgagctactcaccccctccctcctgtgctgaatcgtagcataagcgaatcactcaggactcactaaccccctccctcctgtgctgaatcatagcgcgaacgaatcactcactcactcaccccctccctcctggctcacagcttcttcttcttggttggcaaccaatggcacattaccgccccctggctcacagctcagtggacatttagatgagaaaatatatatttgacacatttaaggaaaatgctaataaaataaaaataaacaaaataaatgttccctttagattttttttgccctttttggctctataaaatagttgttttcttttagaatcactcatcttagcagtaggatatacatgaaaagagaaacaaattaagtttgagtgaaaatgtacattttttgcactctctggtcaactgactcagtgaatcaaatgactcaaaaaacccgattcactttggtgagtgactcattaaaactcgattcagtaaaaagaatcaaatttatcATCACtataccgtagtcaggagcctcgtggagtattctgggtccaaaactccatccgcttcaggtcccaaagtcaaacgaacactgcaccatcactgagagttaaaaactgtctaaattctttcatctttaataaaatgatcagcgttgctgctttaccaggtgtaacaattaagtttaacatccaggcatccatgaagtTAGAGTtaaaagttagcaggaagttagctcgctagtttccatctaaacaCGATATACCATGTGAGAGatatctgaaaaaattaaaacgtacagctctgctatcacttccaacataaatgaagacagaaaactaaacagcagtgacctttgtagggttactgaagttgggctagctggtaaaTTATGTGCTACATGATCGCTAGTGACACaactatgttagcataacataaacacagtgaagctggaggatgaatgttaacttttttccactcgagtTAACGTGAGAGCTCCTGAtagttagggacaaatgcaattgcatggcaggatgctgtgaacagaccaaacttcagtcaggagaacaactgagataatccatccacaatacgttagtcattaatatactgcaacaacatgggaatagagcagctacaagagaattcaacattaatgaatcagtggtacagaagtggaggaagcacgAAGAATGAGtcgagtaaagtttgacttatctgacttttttgtttcacttaatgcatcttataatccggtgcaccttgtggtccgaaaaatacgctAAACTATTGCCAGGGGTTAAGGTGAGGCAGCTCTACATTCTGGTGTAGCAGTGCAGCGTGGGAAAATGAGTCACTTAGAAATAAGTCACAAAACTTTTCTACTGTGAGCTGTGAGCACcagtaaatgtgttttcttcatGTGCTTTTTTCTGGTGTTTACTGGTCATGGTGGATTTACTGCATTGTACAGTATATAGGAAAATGTTATATTAGCCGTCATGGCTGCTGTCCAATTCATAGACATTATAAAGATTTTATAAAGCTGGAGTTTGGAAAGCAAAACTGTAACTAAAGACATCAtcagctttttattttaaattttaaattctcAACTCCTTCTAGAAGGAAGTCCTGCTGCTCAGCAGCCATCAACCTCAATTCATAAGTATTACACAATgtattactgattacttttcttaaaagaaaTCCACTATGTAGCTTAATTACTCATTGGAGATGTTAATTCTTTACATAACTTTTCTAATCTGTAAAATGACCTTAAGTCCACCTTTACATAATTACCAGCTAACAATATAAAGGCTACAGTTCTACACACCGGCCTAAAGAGATTTCATGGCGATCACCATAGCGATTCtgctttagaaacatgaacaggcaGAAATAGAGGCTGCAAGACTGACTGCTTACATCAGCCTTTGTTACGTGTTGAAGATCAAACTTTCGCTACTGGGCTTTGAATAGTATTAaacagtatatatttttttttttattaaaagaaatttTCAATAAGATATAATCAGATAACTAAGAGCAACTCATCATGTACAGATCTCCTGTCTTAATGAATCTGGGACATTGCACGTAAGCTTTACATTTATCACATCATTTCCAGAGCAGACCTTGTGtcctctttctttcagctttcaTCATCTCTCAGATTACATTTATTACACATTAAGCTTACTTTTCTCCCTTAAAGACACAACAACTGTATCTTTAGCTAGCAAAAACACTGCTTGCTAATCTGTACAGGATCCATTTGTGCGGATGCTAATATTTGTTGAGCTGTTTGGAATTACTTGtcttacatgtttttttaaattacttcaTTTATGCTTGCCCCTCCTCTGTTACATTATTTACATGTTTATGTTACTCAACTTTTGCAGCATGAATGTCTGACAGGAACAAGAAAGTGTGCAGGCTGGTCCACAGCATCAGTGGGAAAAACCACTGGCTGCAGAACATGAAAAATGTATTAGCTTGAAAGCATCTTATTTTAAACTGCCCTTATTGAATGAAGGTGTCAGCAAGAGTTACAGCTGATGTGATGTTCGCGCAAGACGAGAAGCTCTGTTTGTTTTAGTATCCATCTTCTACTTGTCCATAAGAAAAGAAATTTGCACATTTCCATCCAAAATTTACTGTTTGTATACATTTCACAGTCACAGAATTCTATACAAAACTCCTATAATTGATCTGAgatagtttttaaatatattaacaTTTAATTATTTGCATAAGTTGAACAGATTTGATACCATGAAGTCATTTTCAGACCTGCTATCACATGTTGTCAGTTATTGAGAAGAgatgtgtgaaaatgaaaaaaataaatgaacaattaAAGTCGTTGCGACAGAAAGTTTGGTGCTCACAATAGATTTCACGGTCTACCTTTCCTGCTCTGCTGCGTTTGCTACGTCGTTACAATGAGCGAGGCCAGTTTGCATCTTGGTGCCATAAACCGATAAACCACAAATCAAACAGTTCACTGAACACGACTTTCTCAACGAGACAGAATGCAAACAAACGTCAACATTCTTGATCCAAATACAACACTTGTCAAAACTTCTACAACATAAAACATTAGATTAAGGCTGACACCATTTGGACAGAAATCATTGATGTATGCACCCAAAAAGGTAAGTAGCATGAGGGACCACATGTCAAGAAAGTGGGTCTGATGAAAAAGACAACCACTGTCACtgcataaaatttaaaaaaacaaaacaaaactcaaaaaaccagcaacaaaaaaGTGCTCCCACTCATGGCGtgtgttaaaacatttaaatatcttTCAGTAGCAGTTTGCGGGCTACTGAAAATGTCTTAAACCATGACTAaatcaacacaaaaactgaaaataaatacacaaagaaaTTGAGAAACAGGGGCAGACAAGATGAGTGAGGCGCTGTGGTTTCTGTCGGTTTGATCGTCTGAGAGATTAAGAGCACGATGGCTTCAGtacacagagctgctgctgctgttgttcatttCCATGTAAAGAAACTCTGTGGTGGAGATCAGTGAGACTGTGTTAGAGGTGACTGAATAGATTATGAGTCAAcatagacattttaaatgagtttaCGGGTGTGCTTTTGCCTCCGTGGGTGAATGGGCCGTGTGTGTAAGCAGGGAAAAATATGcgcatgtgtgtatttgtgtgtcataCCTTCGCCCAAGCTGTTTCGTACTCGTGTTTTGTCCAGCGGATCTGTGAGCGGGGCTATTCCAACTACAGCAGCCCTCCTGTAGCCTTCTAATAGTGCCTCCAGAGTCCTAAATGTTGGTGATCTGACTGTTGAATCCTGCTAATCAAAGAAACAATCCCACATACACAAAACTATAAATGTCCGCCttatgttgtgtttgtgtgatctATATCTGTGTGTACCCCCACCTGAAGGCACCAGCCATCGGCAGAGCGTAGGAGCCTGTAGGTGTGCACAAACGGTGctttcctgtaaaaagaaacacaaaaaacgaCAATTCTTAAGTCCGAATGACTTTCTTTGAAATCTGGTGTATCTGAAAGTGCATATCTGAAAGAGACACAAAATGTGGTTTGGGGTGGAGGATGATTCAGTGATTTCAGATTGGTGTTTCGCAACCCGAAATGAGATGCCAGAGCAAATCTGATTGCTGTGTATAgtcatattttcctttttttttttttttttcatattatcaCCCTGCAAAACAAAGGTTGCAGTCTGATTCATTGTGTCACAGCATGTTGCagatatatttttaattgaGGGCGTCGTTAAAGGCTTATTGTATTGTGCACATCTGACACGTAACCCCCTCCATATCCGCTTTTGTTACATTTCAACATACGCAGTATGGGACACCAGCCACACTGCAGAGAACAGCCCAGTCTGGACAACATTTATGCTGGCTGCCTGTATAAGAGCGCTACCAGCATTACTAAGGACTCAATGTCaggggctgggtctgtgacccggCATTTTGAATTCACTTTGTATTTTTTGATTTGTTATATGATATTGAATATATGCTTAGTTCTGGTGTTGCCATTATTAGTTAGAATTTagttgtgtgtatttagtctttgtgttttcttttagtcATCGTCAGGTCATCTGTATTCCTTCTGTCTCATCATGTCAGCTTCCATGTATTCTGCTCAGGTCGTGTTCAGGTTTCATGTTCTTGTGCATCATATTTTCTCGCACGTCCCTGGTTAATGCTCGTGTCGGTTATGATAGTTATCACAGATTGGTCATAGTTCCGTTTTTCCAGTTTgggttttagtttagtttttgccCTGCTCGCCTGTGCTTTGTTTTGGTATTTGTGTTTAATCAGCCTGAATAAGCGGcttgtatttttttaaggacacagttctgtctgtctccttcgctgtctgcacttgggtccacTTCATCATCACACCGCTGTGCCCCGCCGTGACACTCAATGTCTCAGATTTGGCAAAAGAttgctgtatttttgtttgtttgtttgtggggttttttgtttttttaaaaggctcTAACAAAACTGCACTTTGTACCCCCACCCCAAACGCGACAATGTGGATGCTTTTCTGATTTAACAAAGATCGCATCAGGTTCTGCGTAACTGAGATGACATTATGAAAATTTTAGTCCAATAAGAGCTCAACCACAGCCAAGTATAAGAGTAAAATACTGCTTAAACATTGGTGCAACAGCGATATCGATCTGTGTAAAATATCAGTATATTAATCAGAGGGGCCACTTTGAGCTTGTGGGTAATGTTTTAAAGCAGGAAGtacttttttttagatttatattattttacttATGTTTTCATACAGGGCttataatgtatttttaaatgggGGTAGTAGTACTTTCACCTAAGTATAACTTAAATACTTCCTGTCATAATTTTCAAGTACTACATAATAGCAGTTATAACCTCATTGGAGATTATGAAATTGTTAATTTCATTACACAGTGGAACTTAAGTCGTGGTTATAATCAAGataagattaaataaataaattgattgggatattagtttattttttattatcaatAATGCAGGTacttttatttatccaggtaattTTATTTATGCCACATttagcataaaataaaataacataaaatattagaaatgttctatttaaatgaaacatttatCAAATGACGTAGTGTCACAGAATGTCGAGTGTAACAAGCATCATTTTAACAGTATTAGAAAAATTGTCAATTTTTTCCTACTTACATAGTGGGGGTGCAGGCTGCATCCTAACTATCCTAAATAAGCATTATTTTTGGTGTATTCTATTCTGCGTAGTCTTCTATTGTATGGTAAGAAATTGCCATTCCTAATTTTTAATATACAGCATGgaaaaatttgaaattttaaaagactgaagacGAGGGAGGACACAATGTTTCAGTCTGTGACTCCAAGGACCTCTAGAACAGTTCATTATTCCAGCTCTGTTAAGTTGACTCAGTGGAGCTTtctaaaaaacagttaaaaacttttttgtttaatCGGGACTTCTGTTGATGTTCTTTTGTTGcgtatgtttttcttttcttctgttttaacCTAGTTCTCTATCGATATTgattttttcattgttgtgcaGCGCTCTGTGACTCTCATGTCTGTGAAAAGTACAAT from Pelmatolapia mariae isolate MD_Pm_ZW linkage group LG18, Pm_UMD_F_2, whole genome shotgun sequence includes the following:
- the LOC134617527 gene encoding SH2 domain-containing protein 1A-like, which encodes METEGRLVQSIYYGSIGSQDTERLLERFGYDGSFLLRDSSTVRGAYCLCVRKAPFVHTYRLLRSADGWCLQQDSTVRSPTFRTLEALLEGYRRAAVVGIAPLTDPLDKTRVRNSLGEEFLYMEMNNSSSSSVY